CGGCAGGTACGGGGTAGGACGATTCGTCAGTATTATTGAGAGTGATGGGAGACTTCTTGAATTTGTTTTGGAAAGACATCACACAAGAATATGAGCAGAAATTGCGAATAGTCGCATCGGACATGGTTAGATGATACATTGGTTGGTGACGTTTATTACAGAAATTGCAGACAGTTCTGTAACGAGAAGTTGTAAATTACAAGTCAGGTTTAAACTCGTTGCACTCACTTTTTTGAATGGACAGCATTCACAGAGACTTGGAATAAACTCAAACAGTTTATGCTACACATATTTAACACAGGACCTGTCTTAAAATATCGTCTGATCATGTCGAAATTGTACTTCTTTACTTTACACCATACGCAAGGGACAATTTTTCGATGAGCTATTATATAAATGTTTTGACAACTATTCGAACAAAAACTGTATTGTACATTATCATAAAACATAGTGTTCTTCTCAAGAACTTCGTTGGGAAAATTTCTGCGACACATCGAACATTTCGCTGGAGttatattatttacaaaactaaAAGCTACGAAACATCTATCGCTACAAAAGTAGTTTGTAGTGCCGTCACATTCATATTCAATAGTAATAGTATTTTCAGTTTTGCAGACTGAACATTTTGTGCCTTCTGGAACTTTAGGCGGACGATTATTCGTCATAACATCGTATTTTTCCATGCAAATTTGTGAAcaaaaatctttgaattgtCCTTTATCGCCTACGGGTGCCAAGAAACCGTCGGATTCTGATGACATGTCCTGTTGACAATAAGAACACACCTTTAGACCCTTCTTGTATTCTTCTAAACAGTGACTTGAACAAAACTGTCTAATGTCGTTGCCGAAACGAACGCAGTATTTACCAAGCGAATTTGGACGAACTTCGGCAGAGCAACTGGCACAAACGGAACCTATTTCTTTCTGATACTTtgctgaaataaaaataaaaatgcatatGAGGTAAACATGAAATGGACATGACGTGATCCCAGCAATTACACCACGTTTTGTCCAATCTAGAGTCATTAATTGTACATACATAAACAAAACTCATTGCAGAAATCCATTATTTCCCAAGTCAAATTGTTTTCCTCATCATCAGTTTTTTTCTTACAAACGACGCATTTGCGCTCATATGACGGTTTAGGGGTTTCCTTGTTACATGTTAAATCTTTGACTCTGATCTCACCATCCCAGTTTAATAGATAATTGTTGGCATTCAGTACTTTAAAAGTATCTAAGCAATTATCACTGCAGATATGTTGAAGAGTATCTCCTTTGGAAACTGTGTATTTAACTTTACGTTtctaaagaaaataaacacaaatagATAACAACTCTTTATGGAAAATGCACTTACTAAAACACAGAGTAAACAAGttttaaattcttcaataTTGCATtttgatacaataaatttgttgCTGGAAGACGGCAAATCACTTGCAGATGGCTGAATAGAGCTGGTGCCATCTTCACTGGTATCAACTGAAGAACTTGCCTCTGTTAAATCCCTCAATGGTGGAATGGAAAATGCAGCTTCTTTTTCTTCCTAATTGGACAAAAAGTACAACTAAATCaccacattaaaaaaacataccTAAATGACCAATGTAATATTGCAAGTgtctaataaaactgttattttagaatttttattagatataCCAGCACTAAAACTTACTTGTGATATAACCCTTTCAGTATCTGGAATGATACACAACTCTTCATCAGCGCCCTCTTgattttcatttatgaaaCCATCAGATGCTATTGGATCCTCTTCTAACAAATCTTCTTTGCTGCTGCCTTCTTTGTCATTATCTTCTTTGTCAAGATTAACTCTTACAAACAAGGGGTTTTCTCTTTGATTATCATCATCTTCATTGTCATTGTTAACTTCCATATTTTCTATAGAATTGCTAGTACTTTGGACTTCATTATCTAAAACTactattaaacaaaatattatcataaaaatattttaacaactgCACCTTTATCTTCATTCTCATTATCATCTTTATCAGTGTTCACTGACACAAATTCTTGTCTTTGATTTTCATCATCTTCAGTTTCATCTACTAGTTCTACATATTCTATGCTATTAGTTGGTTGCTCTTCTTTATCTACATAAAAATCTTATTACtagaattattaatattgaatatatttatttaccttTCTCAGATTCATCTAAATTTTTCTTAGAAAATTCATCTTGTGAAGTATCATCATTTCCAGTTATATGATCAGATTCTGCCGTGTTCTCAACTTGTACTTCACTTAAAGGATTTTCCTCTAGACACACATTTTCTCCTGAACTATCAGTTATTAGATCTTTCGTTGTATTATCATCTTCTAAATCATCTTTTTTCTGTAATTTATCTTCTAATTTATCACCACCTTCTTCCACATCCACTTTTTCATTAATACACTCAATCTCTTTAAATACAGATGGAGTCAAATCTGAATCTTcacttttttcattattactcTCTTCTAATTTATCACAAATTATAGTATCCAATTTATCAGATTCTCTCTCAATACTTTCTTTTGGACTATCACCACTTTGGACATTTGCTTTAAAACTTGAAGAGGTGGAAGTTTCTGCTAAGTCTAACTTACTTCTTTCAGTGTTTTCTCTAGTTCCATCATGATTTCCACTGCTTTCATCTTTCAAATCAGAATTTTCTGTATCTTCTAAAATTTGATCTGACGTGTCCATAATAGAATCTAATAATACTTGATCTATTTCAGTGGAAGTGTTCAAGCTTTCTCCACTTTCATATTTACTAGATGTATTAAGAGAAACAGGCTCTTTAATATTATCTTGTGTTTCATCTTTGACATctgaagtttttaatttcatcaatATATTTTCCTCTGCAGAAGTACCTGCTTGTGTCTCAGTATCCATAGCACCTCCAGACGCTGCAATATCTTCAAAATTATCCTAAAACAAGATGAAACTACAGACTGCTGATCTTAGATCAAATCTATTTACACTAACACCCGTGACAACAAAAAGTAAGTTCTGAAGTTGTGATTTGTCgataaattgaacaaaaagatACATtagaatttagaaaaacattcaACACAAGTAAGTGAATATGTGTCCTTTACATTTCTATTGATGTGTATACCTTTTACTCTTCCATCAACAGCCACAGGGTGAAACGCCGGCGTCCCATAAATTGTTATAACACGCTTATAAAAATtgctttcaaaattaaatgataACTAAAGCCTTCCAAATAACTACATTCTATTTTTGACAACAACAGTCATTTCTGcacgtaaaaaaaatctatgaaACATAAATTTCACTCTGTTAACAATAATGGTGGCAACTAGAGAAACAACAACAGTGCAGCCAATCTCATCcgccaaattcaaataatCAGAGTAAAATAATGTGAAATATCCTCCTccctattttaaaatttaataagttGTTATAAAAACCATCAACGTGCAATTAAACCATAGAATAATATTGaagaaaatcaatatttggTAATTAAACTGTGtagtaaatatttgtttagtCTTTTACATGACAGACAGATGGCGCCACAGTATTTTGATTGACCaatgataaattttataatgcgCAAATACACTAAATGCCTGGCGGGGGTTtgttcaaaattcaaatttattatacatataaTTTATCTTCTCGTTTTTCTCgaaacatttttagaaataatgagaagttgttttacaaaaatttaacagataataaaactcaaactaataatggtacaccaaatataaacgaaattaaagaattctggtcaaacatatggtcaaatgaagttcaatttaataatcaggcagaatggattcctcatttagaaaatgatataccagatagtaataatcgacatatgagaaatctttggtgtttagaaaaaatttcgattttaccacttgtaatttcagcaacgggaatagtaccgcaatctctttttaaaaatttaaaaattctggatttagataacacattggtagttgaaattcaaaaaggtatattattatactcatgtcacatcgtgaggaagttccttaacattgacacagaacataatacacaacaaagtcaaaatgcggaggcaagacgccggtaattatgttgataagcactgcactattacttgataataatatccgtaatagtgtatgtactccggcaaaattgccgtgccgccgggtggaggtgggatagttgaAAATATGTTTGgtcttttttatttctctttaCACCTTGTGTTTGGTCATGGTCTGCatatttttgcttttattttCCACTATATTTATCGATGTTTTTCCTTTATATGTTACGTGTTATGTTACCTTGTATTGCGATATTTGtacttatttgttttacattatttacaatttccgtcttattttattttgttaaatttgctTTTATAATgttgacattaaatttttagttctattattttttctaaaaggttaagggccagtttataaaaagagaattaaattttaatccgaaacttcgattaaTTCAATCTGAttacgtgttcagttaatctcgcatttgattacaattaacttaatttcgcttct
The sequence above is drawn from the Tenebrio molitor chromosome X, icTenMoli1.1, whole genome shotgun sequence genome and encodes:
- the woc gene encoding zinc finger MYM-type protein 3 isoform X1, giving the protein MYLFVQFIDKSQLQNLLFVVTGVSDNFEDIAASGGAMDTETQAGTSAEENILMKLKTSDVKDETQDNIKEPVSLNTSSKYESGESLNTSTEIDQVLLDSIMDTSDQILEDTENSDLKDESSGNHDGTRENTERSKLDLAETSTSSSFKANVQSGDSPKESIERESDKLDTIICDKLEESNNEKSEDSDLTPSVFKEIECINEKVDVEEGGDKLEDKLQKKDDLEDDNTTKDLITDSSGENVCLEENPLSEVQVENTAESDHITGNDDTSQDEFSKKNLDESEKDKEEQPTNSIEYVELVDETEDDENQRQEFVSVNTDKDDNENEDKVVLDNEVQSTSNSIENMEVNNDNEDDDNQRENPLFVRVNLDKEDNDKEGSSKEDLLEEDPIASDGFINENQEGADEELCIIPDTERVISQEEKEAAFSIPPLRDLTEASSSVDTSEDGTSSIQPSASDLPSSSNKFIVSKCNIEEFKTCLLCVLKRKVKYTVSKGDTLQHICSDNCLDTFKVLNANNYLLNWDGEIRVKDLTCNKETPKPSYERKCVVCKKKTDDEENNLTWEIMDFCNEFCLSKYQKEIGSVCASCSAEVRPNSLGKYCVRFGNDIRQFCSSHCLEEYKKGLKVCSYCQQDMSSESDGFLAPVGDKGQFKDFCSQICMEKYDVMTNNRPPKVPEGTKCSVCKTENTITIEYECDGTTNYFCSDRCFVAFSFVNNITPAKCSMCRRNFPNEVLEKNTMFYDNVQYSFCSNSCQNIYIIAHRKIVPCVWCKVKKYNFDMIRRYFKTGPVLNMCSINCLSLFQVSVNAVHSKKTVCNFCNKRHQPMYHLTMSDATIRNFCSYSCVMSFQNKFKKSPITLNNTDESSYPVPAGEPKKNRKFALTESQCPKPVSPPLPVISSVQSLASKNGNFTNTQPNTAARNSRSKTNSAPQHILNSNVEPQVKVKHHIIIKSNPAPDQRNVATMCKLKQHHKSTTMKPIMFEKGIQTDEREAQKILIPVPIPVYIPSPLPMYSVPAPYPLPFPLPIPVPIFIPTTRNSAKGIMKEIKKIQVKIPTDPYEAELLMMAEMVAGDKKEENTDSESDVDDAGAGDEGTFSPEPVDASNTFGDDMLQMALKMATELEEPAVDLEGALTANTITAPQGGENANEESVDDPQPMLHLTERQSFRGRKRGSRGGKQGSGTKRRRMSQPVELPVMPPQPVAPPEPAEKPDAHLCLKYTFGVNAWKQWVTTKNAELEKSSKFAKPFKTEILQLTADELNYSLCLFVKEVRKPNGAEYAPDTIFYLCLGIQQYLFENNRIDNIFCDPYYEQFTDSLDEVARKFSVLYNDSHYIVTRVEEEHLWESKQLGAHSPHVLLSTLMFFNTKHFNLTTVQEHMQLSFSHIMKHWKRNPNQAGVARVPGSRNVLLRFYPPQTAMQNNTRKKKVYEQQENDENPLRCPVKLYEFYLSKCPESVKTRNDVFYLQPERSCVPDSPVWYSTTALPQEALEKMLHRVKMVKEINVALLTS
- the woc gene encoding zinc finger MYM-type protein 3 isoform X2, whose translation is MYLFVQFIDKSQLQNLLFVVTGVSDNFEDIAASGGAMDTETQAGTSAEENILMKLKTSDVKDETQDNIKEPVSLNTSSKYESGESLNTSTEIDQVLLDSIMDTSDQILEDTENSDLKDESSGNHDGTRENTERSKLDLAETSTSSSFKANVQSGDSPKESIERESDKLDTIICDKLEESNNEKSEDSDLTPSVFKEIECINEKVDVEEGGDKLEDKLQKKDDLEDDNTTKDLITDSSGENVCLEENPLSEVQVENTAESDHITGNDDTSQDEFSKKNLDESEKDKEEQPTNSIEYVELVDETEDDENQRQEFVSVNTDKDDNENEDKVLDNEVQSTSNSIENMEVNNDNEDDDNQRENPLFVRVNLDKEDNDKEGSSKEDLLEEDPIASDGFINENQEGADEELCIIPDTERVISQEEKEAAFSIPPLRDLTEASSSVDTSEDGTSSIQPSASDLPSSSNKFIVSKCNIEEFKTCLLCVLKRKVKYTVSKGDTLQHICSDNCLDTFKVLNANNYLLNWDGEIRVKDLTCNKETPKPSYERKCVVCKKKTDDEENNLTWEIMDFCNEFCLSKYQKEIGSVCASCSAEVRPNSLGKYCVRFGNDIRQFCSSHCLEEYKKGLKVCSYCQQDMSSESDGFLAPVGDKGQFKDFCSQICMEKYDVMTNNRPPKVPEGTKCSVCKTENTITIEYECDGTTNYFCSDRCFVAFSFVNNITPAKCSMCRRNFPNEVLEKNTMFYDNVQYSFCSNSCQNIYIIAHRKIVPCVWCKVKKYNFDMIRRYFKTGPVLNMCSINCLSLFQVSVNAVHSKKTVCNFCNKRHQPMYHLTMSDATIRNFCSYSCVMSFQNKFKKSPITLNNTDESSYPVPAGEPKKNRKFALTESQCPKPVSPPLPVISSVQSLASKNGNFTNTQPNTAARNSRSKTNSAPQHILNSNVEPQVKVKHHIIIKSNPAPDQRNVATMCKLKQHHKSTTMKPIMFEKGIQTDEREAQKILIPVPIPVYIPSPLPMYSVPAPYPLPFPLPIPVPIFIPTTRNSAKGIMKEIKKIQVKIPTDPYEAELLMMAEMVAGDKKEENTDSESDVDDAGAGDEGTFSPEPVDASNTFGDDMLQMALKMATELEEPAVDLEGALTANTITAPQGGENANEESVDDPQPMLHLTERQSFRGRKRGSRGGKQGSGTKRRRMSQPVELPVMPPQPVAPPEPAEKPDAHLCLKYTFGVNAWKQWVTTKNAELEKSSKFAKPFKTEILQLTADELNYSLCLFVKEVRKPNGAEYAPDTIFYLCLGIQQYLFENNRIDNIFCDPYYEQFTDSLDEVARKFSVLYNDSHYIVTRVEEEHLWESKQLGAHSPHVLLSTLMFFNTKHFNLTTVQEHMQLSFSHIMKHWKRNPNQAGVARVPGSRNVLLRFYPPQTAMQNNTRKKKVYEQQENDENPLRCPVKLYEFYLSKCPESVKTRNDVFYLQPERSCVPDSPVWYSTTALPQEALEKMLHRVKMVKEINVALLTS
- the woc gene encoding zinc finger MYM-type protein 3 isoform X4, with amino-acid sequence MDTETQAGTSAEENILMKLKTSDVKDETQDNIKEPVSLNTSSKYESGESLNTSTEIDQVLLDSIMDTSDQILEDTENSDLKDESSGNHDGTRENTERSKLDLAETSTSSSFKANVQSGDSPKESIERESDKLDTIICDKLEESNNEKSEDSDLTPSVFKEIECINEKVDVEEGGDKLEDKLQKKDDLEDDNTTKDLITDSSGENVCLEENPLSEVQVENTAESDHITGNDDTSQDEFSKKNLDESEKDKEEQPTNSIEYVELVDETEDDENQRQEFVSVNTDKDDNENEDKVVLDNEVQSTSNSIENMEVNNDNEDDDNQRENPLFVRVNLDKEDNDKEGSSKEDLLEEDPIASDGFINENQEGADEELCIIPDTERVISQEEKEAAFSIPPLRDLTEASSSVDTSEDGTSSIQPSASDLPSSSNKFIVSKCNIEEFKTCLLCVLKRKVKYTVSKGDTLQHICSDNCLDTFKVLNANNYLLNWDGEIRVKDLTCNKETPKPSYERKCVVCKKKTDDEENNLTWEIMDFCNEFCLSKYQKEIGSVCASCSAEVRPNSLGKYCVRFGNDIRQFCSSHCLEEYKKGLKVCSYCQQDMSSESDGFLAPVGDKGQFKDFCSQICMEKYDVMTNNRPPKVPEGTKCSVCKTENTITIEYECDGTTNYFCSDRCFVAFSFVNNITPAKCSMCRRNFPNEVLEKNTMFYDNVQYSFCSNSCQNIYIIAHRKIVPCVWCKVKKYNFDMIRRYFKTGPVLNMCSINCLSLFQVSVNAVHSKKTVCNFCNKRHQPMYHLTMSDATIRNFCSYSCVMSFQNKFKKSPITLNNTDESSYPVPAGEPKKNRKFALTESQCPKPVSPPLPVISSVQSLASKNGNFTNTQPNTAARNSRSKTNSAPQHILNSNVEPQVKVKHHIIIKSNPAPDQRNVATMCKLKQHHKSTTMKPIMFEKGIQTDEREAQKILIPVPIPVYIPSPLPMYSVPAPYPLPFPLPIPVPIFIPTTRNSAKGIMKEIKKIQVKIPTDPYEAELLMMAEMVAGDKKEENTDSESDVDDAGAGDEGTFSPEPVDASNTFGDDMLQMALKMATELEEPAVDLEGALTANTITAPQGGENANEESVDDPQPMLHLTERQSFRGRKRGSRGGKQGSGTKRRRMSQPVELPVMPPQPVAPPEPAEKPDAHLCLKYTFGVNAWKQWVTTKNAELEKSSKFAKPFKTEILQLTADELNYSLCLFVKEVRKPNGAEYAPDTIFYLCLGIQQYLFENNRIDNIFCDPYYEQFTDSLDEVARKFSVLYNDSHYIVTRVEEEHLWESKQLGAHSPHVLLSTLMFFNTKHFNLTTVQEHMQLSFSHIMKHWKRNPNQAGVARVPGSRNVLLRFYPPQTAMQNNTRKKKVYEQQENDENPLRCPVKLYEFYLSKCPESVKTRNDVFYLQPERSCVPDSPVWYSTTALPQEALEKMLHRVKMVKEINVALLTS
- the woc gene encoding zinc finger MYM-type protein 3 isoform X3, with the protein product MYLFVQFIDKSQLQNLLFVVTGVSDNFEDIAASGGAMDTETQAGTSAEENILMKLKTSDVKDETQDNIKEPVSLNTSSKYESGESLNTSTEIDQVLLDSIMDTSDQILEDTENSDLKDESSGNHDGTRENTERSKLDLAETSTSSSFKANVQSGDSPKESIERESDKLDTIICDKLEESNNEKSEDSDLTPSVFKEIECINEKVDVEEGGDKLEDKLQKKDDLEDDNTTKDLITDSSGENVCLEENPLSEVQVENTAESDHITGNDDTSQDEFSKKNLDESEKDKEEQPTNSIEYVELVDETEDDENQRQEFVSVNTDKDDNENEDKDNEVQSTSNSIENMEVNNDNEDDDNQRENPLFVRVNLDKEDNDKEGSSKEDLLEEDPIASDGFINENQEGADEELCIIPDTERVISQEEKEAAFSIPPLRDLTEASSSVDTSEDGTSSIQPSASDLPSSSNKFIVSKCNIEEFKTCLLCVLKRKVKYTVSKGDTLQHICSDNCLDTFKVLNANNYLLNWDGEIRVKDLTCNKETPKPSYERKCVVCKKKTDDEENNLTWEIMDFCNEFCLSKYQKEIGSVCASCSAEVRPNSLGKYCVRFGNDIRQFCSSHCLEEYKKGLKVCSYCQQDMSSESDGFLAPVGDKGQFKDFCSQICMEKYDVMTNNRPPKVPEGTKCSVCKTENTITIEYECDGTTNYFCSDRCFVAFSFVNNITPAKCSMCRRNFPNEVLEKNTMFYDNVQYSFCSNSCQNIYIIAHRKIVPCVWCKVKKYNFDMIRRYFKTGPVLNMCSINCLSLFQVSVNAVHSKKTVCNFCNKRHQPMYHLTMSDATIRNFCSYSCVMSFQNKFKKSPITLNNTDESSYPVPAGEPKKNRKFALTESQCPKPVSPPLPVISSVQSLASKNGNFTNTQPNTAARNSRSKTNSAPQHILNSNVEPQVKVKHHIIIKSNPAPDQRNVATMCKLKQHHKSTTMKPIMFEKGIQTDEREAQKILIPVPIPVYIPSPLPMYSVPAPYPLPFPLPIPVPIFIPTTRNSAKGIMKEIKKIQVKIPTDPYEAELLMMAEMVAGDKKEENTDSESDVDDAGAGDEGTFSPEPVDASNTFGDDMLQMALKMATELEEPAVDLEGALTANTITAPQGGENANEESVDDPQPMLHLTERQSFRGRKRGSRGGKQGSGTKRRRMSQPVELPVMPPQPVAPPEPAEKPDAHLCLKYTFGVNAWKQWVTTKNAELEKSSKFAKPFKTEILQLTADELNYSLCLFVKEVRKPNGAEYAPDTIFYLCLGIQQYLFENNRIDNIFCDPYYEQFTDSLDEVARKFSVLYNDSHYIVTRVEEEHLWESKQLGAHSPHVLLSTLMFFNTKHFNLTTVQEHMQLSFSHIMKHWKRNPNQAGVARVPGSRNVLLRFYPPQTAMQNNTRKKKVYEQQENDENPLRCPVKLYEFYLSKCPESVKTRNDVFYLQPERSCVPDSPVWYSTTALPQEALEKMLHRVKMVKEINVALLTS